From Bacillota bacterium, a single genomic window includes:
- a CDS encoding ATP-grasp domain-containing protein has product MIVGLTYNLKGDYGGKNGPEDSDAEFDSEETVENLIFALKRCGYNVIRLPYGPDLLDRLRCEELDLIFNIAEGLEGRNRESIVPAILEFLGIPYIGSDPLTLGLALDKATAKAVVAAHGIPTPRFLKAESPGELSFDGQSIYDHAQSPQRLNFPVFVKPNCEGSSKGIRNSSKVDDFPSLFNMVKLITRVYRQPALVEEFLDGREFSIGIIGNEELTVFPMLEVEPDYQVNPGEFVYSYETKSQNLERFTCPANIPQELEDRIRAIACEAHRILSCRDFSRIDVRLDSRGDPYFLEINPLPGLSQVSLFPLVASAAGVSFVELIDRIVSIAIERLKTGLKTEREAFEGGPEVYGLEMADVPQGYRHKRA; this is encoded by the coding sequence TTGATAGTAGGGTTAACTTATAACCTCAAGGGAGATTATGGGGGTAAAAACGGGCCCGAGGATTCGGACGCGGAGTTCGACTCGGAGGAAACCGTAGAAAACCTGATATTTGCCCTCAAGCGATGCGGTTACAACGTTATCCGCCTCCCTTACGGACCGGACCTTCTTGACAGGCTCAGGTGCGAGGAGCTAGATTTAATCTTCAACATCGCTGAAGGCCTGGAAGGGAGAAACCGCGAGTCGATAGTGCCAGCTATCCTTGAATTTCTCGGGATACCTTACATCGGTTCTGACCCGCTTACCCTTGGGCTGGCCCTGGATAAGGCAACGGCGAAGGCCGTCGTGGCGGCCCACGGGATTCCCACCCCGAGATTCCTCAAAGCAGAATCCCCCGGTGAACTATCTTTTGACGGGCAAAGCATCTACGATCATGCACAGAGCCCCCAGAGACTCAACTTCCCAGTCTTCGTGAAGCCCAACTGTGAGGGATCCAGCAAAGGCATCCGGAACTCCTCAAAGGTGGATGACTTCCCCAGCCTATTTAACATGGTGAAGCTAATAACCCGGGTCTACCGGCAACCTGCACTGGTCGAGGAATTCCTCGATGGCAGGGAGTTCTCGATCGGGATAATCGGGAATGAGGAATTAACAGTGTTCCCTATGCTGGAGGTTGAGCCGGATTACCAAGTCAATCCAGGGGAATTTGTGTATTCCTACGAGACGAAGAGCCAGAACCTCGAGAGATTCACATGCCCCGCTAATATACCACAGGAGTTGGAGGACAGAATTCGAGCTATAGCCTGTGAAGCACATCGCATCCTGAGTTGCAGGGACTTCAGCAGGATAGATGTCAGACTGGATTCCAGGGGAGACCCATACTTCCTGGAGATCAACCCCCTACCCGGGCTCTCGCAAGTAAGCCTCTTCCCGCTTGTTGCGTCTGCCGCGGGGGTGTCCTTTGTTGAGCTCATCGATAGAATCGTCTCAATAGCCATCGAGAGGTTGAAGACTGGGTTGAAGACTGAGCGGGAGGCGTTTGAAGGTGGACCGGAGGTCTACGGACTGGAAATGGCAGATGTCCCACAGGGTTACCGACATAAGCGGGCTTAA
- a CDS encoding KamA family radical SAM protein → MSHRVTDISGLKQYVDLGDDEIDEIERASGEFRWAITPYYASLMDRKDRNCPIRKQAIPSARELEDVLGEEDPLHEEKHSPTKGLIHLYPDRVAFCVTNRCAMFCRHCVRKRIVGKRDYNLSQGDIAKGIKYIREHEEVRDVLITGGDPLVAQDAWIESLLREIRAIEHVEIIRIGTRTLCTMPQRITDELCDILSRYHPIWINAQFNHPKEVTEEAAAACDKLLRAGVPLGNQSVLLRGVNDDPDTMRGLVHALVKIRVRPYYLYQCEVVRGTAHFRTPVERGLEIIQSLQGFTTGFAVPRFVVDTPIGKVPVGPQNIVARDENSVTLRNYEGKTWQLPNSVSWR, encoded by the coding sequence ATGTCCCACAGGGTTACCGACATAAGCGGGCTTAAGCAATATGTGGATCTTGGAGATGATGAGATAGATGAGATCGAGAGGGCCTCAGGGGAATTCCGGTGGGCGATAACCCCATACTACGCGAGCCTCATGGATAGGAAGGACAGGAACTGCCCAATACGGAAGCAGGCCATACCCTCGGCGCGTGAGCTCGAGGATGTCCTCGGCGAGGAAGACCCCCTCCACGAGGAGAAGCATTCCCCGACGAAAGGCCTGATACACCTCTACCCTGACAGGGTCGCTTTCTGCGTTACCAATCGGTGCGCCATGTTTTGCAGGCATTGCGTCAGGAAGAGGATTGTGGGGAAGAGGGATTACAACCTGTCCCAGGGGGATATTGCAAAGGGTATAAAGTATATAAGGGAACATGAAGAGGTGCGGGACGTACTGATCACGGGCGGGGACCCGTTGGTGGCGCAGGATGCCTGGATCGAGAGCCTCCTGCGGGAGATCCGGGCTATCGAGCATGTAGAAATTATCAGGATCGGGACGCGCACGCTATGCACGATGCCACAGAGGATAACAGATGAGCTGTGCGATATCCTTTCCAGGTACCACCCCATCTGGATAAATGCGCAGTTCAACCACCCCAAAGAAGTAACGGAGGAAGCCGCCGCTGCCTGTGACAAGCTCCTGAGGGCGGGCGTGCCGCTGGGCAACCAGTCTGTGCTCCTTCGGGGTGTGAATGACGACCCTGATACCATGCGGGGGCTTGTCCACGCTTTGGTGAAGATAAGGGTGCGCCCCTATTACCTTTACCAGTGCGAGGTTGTCCGCGGAACAGCGCATTTCAGAACCCCTGTAGAGCGCGGCCTCGAGATAATCCAGAGCTTGCAAGGCTTCACAACAGGGTTCGCGGTGCCGCGTTTTGTGGTGGATACGCCCATAGGGAAGGTGCCGGTCGGGCCCCAAAATATTGTGGCGAGGGATGAAAACTCAGTTACGCTGCGAAACTACGAGGGGAAGACGTGGCAACTCCCGAATTCCGTAAGCTGGCGGTAG